GCATGCGCGGGACGTGCACAGCGCGGTTCCCTACGATGGCGCGGTGACCAGTACCGCGTCCTCCACGGACACCCGGCAGGAGCAGGCCCCGCTCGACGAGCGGCCCACCTGGCAGCAGCGGCTGCGCCGCTTCGGCTACACGGCGGGGCCCGCGGCCGACGACGTCCGCGACCGGCTGGTGCCCCCGTACGCGCGGCCCGGTGAGCGCCTGTGGGTCTTCCTCGGACTGTCCAAGGCGCGCGCCGACCGGCTCGTGCGCTGGTCGGCGTGGGGCGGGCCGCTGCTGGTGGCGCTGCTGGCGGGCGTGCTGCGGTTCTGGAACCTGGGCCGCCCGAAGGCGGTGATATTCGACGAGACGTACTACGCGAAGGACGCCTGGTCGCTGATCCACCGCGGTTTCGAGGTCAACTGGGACAAGAACGCCAACGACCTGATCCTGAACTCCGGCGGGGACGTCCCGATCCCGACGGACGCGGCGTACGTCGTGCATCCGCCGGTCGGCAAGTACGTCATCGGGCTGGGCGAGCTGCTGTTCGGCTTCGACCCGTTCGGCTGGCGGTTCATGACCGCGCTGCTCGGCACGTTGTCGGTGCTGCTGCTGTGCCGGATCGGGCGCCGGCTGTTCCGGTCCACCTTCCTCGGGTGCCTGGCGGGCGCGCTGATGGCGGTGGACGGGCTGCACTTCGTGATGAGCCGCACGGCGCTGCTGGACAGCGTGCTGATGTTCTTCGTGCTGGCGGCCTTCGGCTGCCTGGTCGCCGACCGGGACCGGTCCCGGCGCAGACTCGCCGCCGCGCTGCCGGTGGACGACGACGGGCGGGTCCGGCCGGACGCGGACGTCGCCGAGACGTTCCGCTTCGGGTGGCGGCCCTGGCGGCTGGCGGCGGGGCTGATGCTGGGCCTGGCCGCGGCGACCAAGTGGAACGGCCTGTACATCATGGCGGCGTTCTGCGTGATGGCCGTGCTGTGGGACGTCGGCGCCCGCCGCGTCGCGGGTGCCCACCGGCCGTACCGGGCGGTGCTGCGGCACGAC
This region of Streptomyces ambofaciens ATCC 23877 genomic DNA includes:
- a CDS encoding dolichyl-phosphate-mannose--protein mannosyltransferase, which codes for MTSTASSTDTRQEQAPLDERPTWQQRLRRFGYTAGPAADDVRDRLVPPYARPGERLWVFLGLSKARADRLVRWSAWGGPLLVALLAGVLRFWNLGRPKAVIFDETYYAKDAWSLIHRGFEVNWDKNANDLILNSGGDVPIPTDAAYVVHPPVGKYVIGLGELLFGFDPFGWRFMTALLGTLSVLLLCRIGRRLFRSTFLGCLAGALMAVDGLHFVMSRTALLDSVLMFFVLAAFGCLVADRDRSRRRLAAALPVDDDGRVRPDADVAETFRFGWRPWRLAAGLMLGLAAATKWNGLYIMAAFCVMAVLWDVGARRVAGAHRPYRAVLRHDLGWAFLSTVPVALVTYVLSWLGWILSPTDGSGGYYRDWAATDGKDSSWSWLFPDWWRSLWHYESQVLEFHTHLTSPHTYQSNPWSWIVLGRPVSYFYESPAPGADGCPADAGEKCAREVLALGTPLLWWVGCFAVLYVLWRWVFRRDWRAGAIACGIAAGYLPWFLYQERTIFLFYAVVFLPFLCLAVAMLLGAIIGRPGCGDARRVAGATGAGVLVLLIAWNFIYFWPLYTGTAIPMEDWRSRMWLDTWV